Proteins encoded within one genomic window of Streptomyces sp. NBC_00523:
- a CDS encoding NAD(P)/FAD-dependent oxidoreductase produces MFTRQPLDVVVVGAGVVGAACAYYATRSGLSVAVVDGGPVAGGTTGAGEGNLLVSDKPPGPELDLARLSAALWRELAEVLPGAVEYEQKGGLVVAADEESLATLTATAAGQAGAGVRTTAVAPHELPALEPHLAPGLAGGVLYPEDAQVQPALAAAHLIRAARDAGAALHTGRPVTAVLTGPTGAVLGVRTGAGDLLAPAVVNATGVRGGEFAALAGVELPVLPRRGFVLVTEPLPPLIRHKVYAAEYVADVSSASAALQTSPVVEGTAAGPVLIGASRERVGFDRTLSVPVISALAGAAAALFPVLGDVRVLRAYHGFRPYLPDHLPAIGPDRRVPGLFHACGHEGAGIGLAPATAALVTAAIRGEEPPLDTEPFRPDRFGADSGGGSP; encoded by the coding sequence GTCGCCGGCGGCACCACCGGGGCGGGGGAGGGGAACCTCCTGGTCTCCGACAAGCCGCCCGGGCCCGAACTCGACCTCGCCCGGCTCTCCGCCGCCCTCTGGCGCGAGCTGGCCGAAGTCCTGCCCGGGGCGGTCGAGTACGAGCAGAAGGGCGGCCTCGTCGTCGCGGCGGACGAGGAGTCCCTCGCGACCCTGACCGCGACCGCCGCCGGACAGGCCGGGGCAGGGGTACGCACCACCGCCGTCGCGCCGCACGAACTGCCCGCGCTGGAACCGCACCTGGCCCCCGGCCTCGCGGGCGGCGTCCTCTACCCGGAGGACGCCCAGGTCCAGCCCGCCCTCGCCGCCGCCCACCTGATCCGCGCCGCCCGCGACGCCGGGGCCGCCCTGCACACCGGCCGCCCGGTCACCGCCGTGCTCACCGGCCCCACGGGCGCGGTGCTCGGCGTCCGCACCGGGGCCGGTGACCTGCTCGCCCCGGCCGTGGTCAACGCGACGGGCGTCCGGGGCGGGGAGTTCGCCGCGCTCGCCGGGGTGGAGCTGCCGGTCCTGCCCCGGCGCGGGTTCGTCCTGGTGACCGAGCCGCTGCCGCCGCTGATCCGGCACAAGGTGTACGCCGCCGAGTACGTGGCCGACGTGTCCAGCGCGTCGGCCGCCCTGCAGACGTCACCGGTCGTGGAGGGCACCGCCGCCGGGCCCGTCCTCATCGGCGCCAGCCGCGAACGGGTCGGCTTCGACCGCACCCTGTCCGTGCCGGTGATCAGCGCGCTGGCCGGGGCGGCCGCCGCGCTGTTCCCGGTCCTCGGGGACGTCCGGGTGCTCCGCGCCTACCACGGCTTCCGCCCGTACCTGCCCGACCACCTCCCCGCCATCGGGCCCGACCGCCGGGTCCCCGGCCTCTTCCACGCCTGCGGTCACGAGGGCGCGGGCATCGGCCTCGCCCCGGCGACGGCGGCCCTGGTCACGGCGGCGATCCGGGGCGAGGAGCCACCCCTGGACACGGAGCCGTTCCGGCCGGACCGCTTCGGGGCGGACTCCGGGGGCGGGTCCCCGTGA